The Aerococcus christensenii genome segment AAAACCTCAAACTGACGAAGAAGCTGCACAAATGGAAGTAGAAGGCGTTTCTTTGACAGATTATATCAATCAAAAGATTGCTGTTATTGGGGAAAAGATTGCTTTACGTCGTTTCAAAGTTTATGAAAAGACAGATGATCAATCCTTTGGTCAATACGTTCACATGGGCGGCAAGATTGCTACTTTAGTTTTAGCAAACACCACTGATCCTCAATTAGCTTTGAACTTAGCTTTGCATGTGTCTGGGATTGCTCCTGAATTCGTGAGTGAAGAAGATGTTGATCAAGCCCGTCGTGACCACGAACGTGAAGTTTTGACAGAACAAGCTAAAAACGAAGGCAAACCTGAAAAGATCATCGAAAAAATGGTGGACGGCCGTATGCGTAAATTCTTCGCAGAAATCTGTTTGTATGACCAAGACTACTTATTAGATGACTCCATGACTGTTAAAGAATTATTAGACAAAGAAAATGCTTCTGTTGTAGACTTCCGTCGGTTTGCAGTAGGGGAAGGAATTGAACGTAAAGAAGAAGACTTTGCTGCTGAAGTAGCTAGTCAAATGAAATAAGAAGTCACCCTTTAGGGGAGACGGACGGTACAATAAGGGTTGGGTCTTCCCCAACCTTTTTATTAGAGAATGAGGAGAGAGTCATGACGAATAAATATCAACGCGTAGTGCTAAAGGTTAGTGGAGAAGCTCTAGCAGGAGAAACAGGTTTTGGAATTGATCCTAAAACTATGAAGACCATCGCTCAAGAATTAAAAGAAGTTTATGCGATGGGGGTTCAAATCGCTGTGGTATGTGGTGGTGGCAATATCTGGCGCGGCAAAACCGGTGAAGAAATCGGTATGGAGCGCGCTCAAGCAGACTATATGGGAATGCTAGCCACTATTATGAATGCTTTAGGCTTACAGGATGCTTTGGAAAATCAAGGCGTGCCTACTCGTGTACAGACCTCTATCGAAATGCGTGAAATTGCGGAACCTTATATTCGCCGTCGGGCTATTAGACATTTGGAAAAGAATCGGGTTGTTATCTTCGCAGGAGGAACAGGGAACCCTTACTTCTCAACGGATACGGCAGCGGCTCTTAGAGCGGCTGAAATTGAAGCAGACGTGATCTTAATGGCCAAAAATGGTGTAGATGGGGTCTATTCTGCTGATCCAAATATTGATAAAGAAGCTGAAAAATATGAGGAACTCACCCATACCGATGTGATCACTCAGGGCTTACAAGTGATGGATTCCACGGCTTCTTCTTTGAGTATGGATAATGATATTCCGATCGTCGTCTTCAATCTCAATGAACCAGGAAATATTCGACGAGTAGTGGCAGGAGAACATATTGGGACAACAGTAAAGGGATGAGAATATGACGATTGATAACTTATTACAAGAAACCAAAACACGGATGCAGAAGAGCGAGCAATCTTTGCAAGGGGAATTAGCGCATATTCGAGCAGGCGTAGCCAATGCGAGCTTGTTGAATGGCGTGAATGTGGAGTATTACGGAGTAGAAACTCCCCTCAATCAAATTGCTTCCATCACGATTCCTGAAGCGCGGATGCTTTTGATTACACCTTACGACAAGACCGCCCTTACCAATATCGACAAGGCCTTACAAATGTCTGATATTGGGATTGCCCCAACAAATGATGGGGATAAGATCCGCTTAGTGATTCCGGCCTTGACCAACGAACGCCGCCAAGAGCTTTCCAAGCAAGTGGGACGTTGTTTGGAGGATGCCAAGGTGGCTGTCCGCAATATTCGACGGGATGCTAACGAACATGTGAAGGCTGCTGAGAAGGATGGGGAGATCACTGAAGATGATGCCCGCCGTATGGAAAAAGACATCCAAAAATTAACCGATGATTCTACGGCTAACTTAGAAAAATTAGCCAAGTCGAAAGAAAAAGAAATTTTAAAAGACTAAGAAATCTGAGAGTGCTGACGAGAGTTGGCACTCTTTTTTTGCTTTTTGAGGGATGATTGGAGGATTGAAGACTTCTTCAGGACCTAAGGCGTAAAAAAAGAAGGATATCCTTTAAGATTTCTCTTTTTTTGAGGTTTATTGTTTACAATTTACCCTCACTAACAGTACAATTGAATAAGTATTGATTATAGTCATGTATGACGTAAAGTGAGGGGAAAAAATGACCGAAACAGCTCGATTTAATCCCAATGGCGAGATTCCTAACCATGTGGCGATTATTATGGATGGAAACGGACGCTGGGCTAAGGAGAGAGGATTAAAGCGGACAGCAGGGCATCGGGAAGGTCTGAGAGCTATTAAGCGGGTAGTGGTCGCTGCTGCTAAGCTCCAGATAAAAGTCGTCACTGTCTATGCTTTTTCTACGGAGAATTGGAAACGTCCCAAGTCAGAAGTGGCCTATATTATGCAATTACCTGGCCTACTTCAAGATGAATTGTTGCCAGAATTAATGGCGAATAATGTCAAAGTTCAAATCATGGGGAAGGAAGAACATATCCCTATCTATACCAAACATACCATTAAACAAGTGATTCAAACGACTCAAAATAATACCGGCTTGATCTTGAATATTGCTTTTAATTATGGAGGAAGAGATGAGATCGTTCAAGCAACGAAAGAGATCTGCCAAGAGGTGCGGGACGGCAAGTTGACTCTCGATCAGGTGGATGAAACGACCTTATCTGCCCACTTGAAGACAGCCTGTCTGAGGGAATTTGCAGATCCGGATCTCTTGATTCGCTCCAGCGGGGAAGTTCGCCTGTCGAACTTTTTGTTGTGGCAACTCGCCTATGCTGAGATGTACTTTACGTCAGTGAAATGGCCTGATTTTGATGAAGAAACTTTTTTAGATTGTTTGGCAGCCTATCAGGAAAGAAATCGTCGGTATGGCGGTTTGAGTTAGTAGAAGGAGGAAAAGCGTGAAGAAACGAACACGAACAGCGATTCTGGGATTACTTTTGTTTATTCCCTTTATGGCAGTGGGAGGCTGGCCAATGACCGCCTTTATTTTAGTGGTAGCTACGCTCTCGCTGTGGGAATTTTTGAGAATGATGAAGATTCGTTGGTTCTCTTTTGAGGGAATTTTGGCTTTTTTGATGATGCTCAGTATCTATTTGCCGCGGAGTGGGTCTTTAGGAATCGCTTGGCCCCTTCAACCGATTGATGCTTTTTATGTGGGGGTCATTGGCCTTTTTGTCCTCATGGTTTATTTCCCACAGAAGCTCACCTTCCTCAAGTTGTGTACCCTCTCCATTGCCTCTCTCTATGTAGGAATAGGCTATCATTATCTGATTATGACGAGGGACTTGGGTTTGCCGATTCTGCTGTACATTATGGGAATTATTTGGGTGAATGATTCTTGTGCTTATATTACAGGTATCAAGTGGGGCAAGAATAAATTAGCGCCAAAGATCTCTCCTAATAAAACCATTGAGGGGGCACTAGGCGGTATTGGAGGTGCCTTAGTCTTCACTTGCTTGTTGGAATATGTTGTCTTTAAGGGCAGCTTGTCCTTCTTGCAAGCGATCCTTTTGACGGTGATCCTCTCCTTGTGTGGACAGTTTGGGGACTTGATTGAGTCTTCGATTAAGCGGCACTTTAGTGTGAAGGATTCTGGAAATTTACTTCCAGGACACGGTGGCTTGTTAGACCGGTTTGATTCCATGTTGGTCGTTTTACCCGTGTTTCATTATTTTTTAGCCTTATTCTTCTAAGAAGGGAACGAATGAATGAAAGCAATAATAGTATTCTTA includes the following:
- the pyrH gene encoding UMP kinase — encoded protein: MTNKYQRVVLKVSGEALAGETGFGIDPKTMKTIAQELKEVYAMGVQIAVVCGGGNIWRGKTGEEIGMERAQADYMGMLATIMNALGLQDALENQGVPTRVQTSIEMREIAEPYIRRRAIRHLEKNRVVIFAGGTGNPYFSTDTAAALRAAEIEADVILMAKNGVDGVYSADPNIDKEAEKYEELTHTDVITQGLQVMDSTASSLSMDNDIPIVVFNLNEPGNIRRVVAGEHIGTTVKG
- a CDS encoding phosphatidate cytidylyltransferase — protein: MKKRTRTAILGLLLFIPFMAVGGWPMTAFILVVATLSLWEFLRMMKIRWFSFEGILAFLMMLSIYLPRSGSLGIAWPLQPIDAFYVGVIGLFVLMVYFPQKLTFLKLCTLSIASLYVGIGYHYLIMTRDLGLPILLYIMGIIWVNDSCAYITGIKWGKNKLAPKISPNKTIEGALGGIGGALVFTCLLEYVVFKGSLSFLQAILLTVILSLCGQFGDLIESSIKRHFSVKDSGNLLPGHGGLLDRFDSMLVVLPVFHYFLALFF
- the tsf gene encoding translation elongation factor Ts encodes the protein MAISAKLVKELRDQTGVGMMDAKKALEATDGDMDKAVDFLRESGQMKAAKKADRIAAEGLAKVYVDGNTAVVLEVNAETDFAAKNEKFTNLVETIGHALLKAKPQTDEEAAQMEVEGVSLTDYINQKIAVIGEKIALRRFKVYEKTDDQSFGQYVHMGGKIATLVLANTTDPQLALNLALHVSGIAPEFVSEEDVDQARRDHEREVLTEQAKNEGKPEKIIEKMVDGRMRKFFAEICLYDQDYLLDDSMTVKELLDKENASVVDFRRFAVGEGIERKEEDFAAEVASQMK
- a CDS encoding isoprenyl transferase — encoded protein: MTETARFNPNGEIPNHVAIIMDGNGRWAKERGLKRTAGHREGLRAIKRVVVAAAKLQIKVVTVYAFSTENWKRPKSEVAYIMQLPGLLQDELLPELMANNVKVQIMGKEEHIPIYTKHTIKQVIQTTQNNTGLILNIAFNYGGRDEIVQATKEICQEVRDGKLTLDQVDETTLSAHLKTACLREFADPDLLIRSSGEVRLSNFLLWQLAYAEMYFTSVKWPDFDEETFLDCLAAYQERNRRYGGLS
- the frr gene encoding ribosome recycling factor, with the protein product MTIDNLLQETKTRMQKSEQSLQGELAHIRAGVANASLLNGVNVEYYGVETPLNQIASITIPEARMLLITPYDKTALTNIDKALQMSDIGIAPTNDGDKIRLVIPALTNERRQELSKQVGRCLEDAKVAVRNIRRDANEHVKAAEKDGEITEDDARRMEKDIQKLTDDSTANLEKLAKSKEKEILKD